CCACCAAATAGTGGAACCGCTGGTTGGTATCCTCGGCTGAACCCCATCCGGCAAACATGCGCATCGTCCAGAGCTGGCCCCGATACATGGAAGGCTGGACGCCCCGGGTAAAGGGGTATTGGCTGGGAAAACCCAAATCTCGCTCATAATCCATTTCTTGGAGGTCTTCCGGAGAATATATATTTTTTATCTGGAGATCCGATATGGTCGAGAAACGACTCCTTCTCTCCGGATTATTAGACTGCCGGGATTGCAGCTCTTTCTCCCAGGCTTCTTTTCCCTTGCCGACCTTTCTCATCTGTTCTTCTGTAAACATCTTGGACATGACAACTTCTCCATGATTATTTTAGAAATCTGTATATATTCTATCACCTCATCATCCCTTTATCCCGATAATATTTCCCGGCTCCCGGATGAAGAGGGATCCCATAATTGCCAAGTTTCCAAGCCTCTTCGGGGATGAAATACTTGAATCCCGCGTGGGCCTTCATCAAGATTTGTTTGTTCTCCACAATCGCCTTGGTCAAGAGGTAGGCAACTTCCGGTTTTAAATCTTTGTGAGCAATCAGAATCGTTGGGAAACCTACATAGGAAACCTCCTTA
The Deltaproteobacteria bacterium genome window above contains:
- a CDS encoding TAXI family TRAP transporter solute-binding subunit — protein: MFDGKADIWIQVVTAGHPAVSELTLSTEVVFLPTGENIIQKMTEYGYEKALLPAKVFKGQDKEVSYVGFPTILIAHKDLKPEVAYLLTKAIVENKQILMKAHAGFKYFIPEEAWKLGNYGIPLHPGAGKYYRDKGMMR